A region of Periophthalmus magnuspinnatus isolate fPerMag1 chromosome 13, fPerMag1.2.pri, whole genome shotgun sequence DNA encodes the following proteins:
- the mpzl3 gene encoding myelin protein zero-like protein 3 → MRRLRLWDSALNRVLLLYLAACVVPGLVRSITVNTPAELHASKGDTVTLSCTFTSTSSPTSKMSVDWSYRPQSGGPPQTFFHFSSRTFPPSQGQFSGRIKWKGSPARGDASIALINATLNDNGTYTCSVRNPPDVHGAPTSHSVLTVTPKAPSIRFSDVTLLLAFILLPSALLTFFLIGRILCPKKLRSQSKSFRSPIEVTEGEEYPQTPAGASVRKATCCELCFMDPDEEEYYFNLKKRPSAEEEYAESKC, encoded by the exons ATGCGTCGACTGCGCCTCTGGGACTCGGCTCTGAACAGAGTTTTACTGCTGTATTTGGCCGCGTGTGTCG TGCCCGGTTTGGTTCGCTCCATCACAGTGAACACCCCCGCGGAGCTCCACGCCTCTAAAGGAGACACCGTCACGCTCTCCTGCACCTTCACCTCCACCAGCTCCCCCACCAGCAAGATGTCCGTGGACTGGTCCTACAGGCCTCAGAGCGGAGGACCACCACAAACT tTTTTCCACTTCTCTTCGCGGACGTTCCCACCCTCGCAGGGGCAGTTCAGCGGGCGTATAAAGTGGAAGGGGAGCCCGGCGCGCGGTGACGCCTCCATCGCTCTCATTAACGCCACGCTGAACGATAATGGGACTTATACGTGCTCTGTCAGAAACCCCCCCGACGTCCACGGCGCCCCCACGTCTCACTCTGTGCTCACAGTGACGCCGAAAG CTCCGAGCATTCGATTTTCCGACGTGACTCTTCTGCTGGCGTTCATCCTCCTCCCCTCCGCTCTCCTCACCTTCTTTCTGATTGGCCGGATCCTCTGTCCCAAGAAGCTGCGTAGCCAATCGAAATCCTTCAGATCACCCATCGAGGTCACGGAGGG AGAGGAGTACCCCCAGACCCCCGCAGGAGCGTCAGTGAGGAAGGCCACGTGCTGCGAGCTCTGCTTCATG GATCCTGATGAAGAGGAGTATTATTTTAACCTAAAAAAGAGGCCGTCTGCGGAGGAAGAGTACGCAGAGTCCAAGTGCTAG